The window CAGTGTTTTTACCCATGCCATGCCTTGCGGACTATTGGCCAGCAGCGCGTCAATCATCGGCTTTGCGGCGGCATCTAAGTCATCGCTGATCTCATGAATGACATTAAGCTTTAATGCGGTGTCTGCACTAAAACGCTCAGCCGTTAACATGTAGCGGCGCGATGCGCGGTTACCCATAGCGCGGGCAACGTAAGGGCTTATCACCGCAGGAATTAATCCAAGTTTGACTTCGCTCAAACAAAAACTGGCGCGCGTCGTTGCGATAGCGATATCGCTGGCGCAAATCAGCCCCAGTGCGCCGCCAAAGGCTGCGCCTTGCACTAATGCAATGGTGGGTTTTGGAAAGGTATCTAAATCCTGCATCAGTTTTGCTAAGGCTTTGGCATCATTTAGATTTTGCTCAAAGTCCATTTTGGCTTGCTTGCGCATCCAATTGAGATCGGCGCCGGCGCTGAAGTTTTTGCCGTTCGCTTTGAGTACCAGCACTTGGCATTGCTTGTGCTCAGCAAAATAGCTAAGGACGCTAATCATCTCGCTAATCATCACTTCATCGAAGGCGTTGTGTACTTCTGCTCGGTCAAGAATAAGCTCGGCAACGCCGTTATTGAGCGCATAAGTGACGTGCTGCAAGTTGCTTAAATCCTTTGTGCCGCTAGTGCTGTTTAATCTGTCGGTCATTATTCTTTCCCCTATCTTCTTGTGTGACATATGTTTTTCACATGTGCCTTTACATACGGAACACACCAAAGCGGGTGTCTTCAATAGGGGCATTTAACGCCGCTGATAGGGCAAGGCCGACTACATCGCGGGTTTGCGCTGGGTCAATAATGCCGTCATCCCATAAACGGGCGCTGGCATGATACGGATGACCTTCTTTGTCGTACTGGGCGACAATCGGCGCTTTAAAGGCTTTTTCAGCTTCAGCTGACCATTCTTCACCTTTACGGGCTAAACCGTCGCGACGCACTGTGGCGAGTACGCCAGCCGCTTGCTCGCCACCCATCACTGAGATACGGGCGTTAGGCCACATCCACATCATGGTCGGTTCGAACGCGCGGCCACACATACCGTAGTTACCCGCGCCGTAGCTGCCGCCGATAATCACAGTGAATTTAGGCACATTGGCGCAAGAAACCGCGGTCACCATTTTAGCGCCGTGTTTAGCTATGCCTTCGTGTTCGTACTTTTTACCCACCATAAAGCCGGTGATATTTTGTAGGAACAGCAGTGGAATTTTGCGCTGGCAGCACAGTTCGATAAAGTGCGCGCCTTTTTGCGCTGACTCAGAGAACAGAATGCCGTTGTTGGCGACAATGCCGACAGGATAGCCGTGAATTCGGGCAAAACCGCACACTAAGGTTGCGCCATAGTTGGCTTTAAATTCATCAAAATCAGAATCATCGACGATACGGGCGATCACTTCTTTGACATCAAAGGGCTTTTTCAAGTCGGTGCCGACAATGCCATACAGTTCGCTGATATCGAATTTTGGTGGCTTGACTGGGCTCAGCAGTGATTTGATTTCTTTTTGATGATTCAGGCGTGATACGGCGCGGCGGGCAAGCTCCAGCGCGTGCTCATCGTTTTGCGCTAAATGGTCCGCCACACCGGAAATTTTTGTGTGCACTTCGGCGCCGCCCAGTTCTTCGGCGCTAACTTCTTCGCCAGTGGCCGCTTTCACTAATGGCGGGCCTGCTAAGAAGATCGTACCTTGATCTTTTACGATAATGGATTCATCCGCCATGGCGGGCACATAAGCGCCGCCCGCGGTACATAAGCCCATGACCACTGCGATTTGTGGGATACCTTTGGCGGACATTTGCGCTTGGTTGTAAAAGATGCGGCCGAAATGGTCGCGGTCGGGGAAAACTTCATCTTGACGGGGCAGGTTAGCGCCGCCCGAGTCGACTAAATAAATACAAGGCAAGTGACAACGGCTGGCAATATCTTGGGCACGAAGGTGTTTTTTGACGGTAATCGGGTAGTAAGTGCCGCCTTTCACTGTGGCGTCGTTGGCGATGATCATGCACTCCACGCCACTCACACGGCCGATACCAGCGATAATGCCCGCTGCGGGCACTTCTTCGTCGTAGACTTCAAACGCGGCAAATTGCGACAGTTCTAAAAAGGGTGAACCTGCATCGAGCAGCTTTTCAACCCGTTGACGTGGGAGTAATTTACCGCGAGATAAATGGCGCTCCAGCGCCACAGGGCCGCCGCCGAGTTCGATTTTATTGAGTTTAGTTTTAAGATCGGCCACTAGGGCGGCCATATCGTCGGATTTTGCTTTAAATTCATCGCTACGGGCGTTGATACGACTGCTTATTTGCGTCACTTTGATTGTCCTTATAAAGCGGAAACTCGGTATCACCTTGCTCGAATGGGTGGCGCAAACTGTAAATTACAGTGAGGGGCTACCCATTCACTTGTGAGAGATTATTTGAACGCGCGTTATTTCGACTCATTGAACAGTTCGCGGCCAATCAGCATGCGGCGAATTTCTGAGGTGCCAGCGCCGATTTCATACAGCTTGGCATCACGCAGTAAGCGGCCGGTGGCGTATTCGTTAACATAACCATTGCCGCCGAGCAGTTGGATTGCATCCAGTGCCATTTTGGTGGCGAGTTCTGCGCTATACAGAATGGCGCCCGCGGCGTCTTTACGGGTGGTTTCACCGCGATCGCAGGATTTTGCTACGGCATACACGTAGGATTTGGCGGCATTCATGCCGGTGTACATGTCGGCTAATTTGCCCTGTACCAGTTGGAATTCACCAATCGATTTACCAAATTGCTCACGCTCGTGGATGTAAGGTACAACGATATCCATACAAGCGTTCATGATCCCCAGCGGGCCGCCAGAAAGCACGACGCGCTCGTAATCTAAGCCGCTCATCAGCACTTTAACGCCGTTGTTGAGGCCACCTAAAATGTTTTCTTCTGGCACTTCCACATCTTCAAACACCAGTTCGCAGGTGTTAGAGCCGCGCATGCCGAGTTTGTCGAGTTTTTGCGCTTGGCTAAAACCTTTCGAATCACGCTCAACGATAAAGGCGGTAATACCGTGTGCGCCTTTGGTTAAGTCGGTTTTAGCGTAAATCACATAGGTGTGCGCATCGGGACCGTTAGTGATCCACATCTTGTTGCCGTTTAAGATGAAACGGTCGCCTTCTTTGCGGGCGTGTAGCTTCATTGAAACTACGTCAGAACCTGCGTTTGGCTCACTCATGGCGAGTGCGCCAATATGTTCACCGCTCACCAGTTTGGGCAGATACTTGGCTTTTTGCGCGGCATTACCGTTACGGTTGATTTGATTCACACACAGGTTTGAGTGGGCGCCGTAGCTTAGGCCGATAGAGGCCGATGCTCGGGAGATTTCTTCCATCGCCACGACGTGGGCAAGGTAGCCCATGTTCGCGCCGCCGAATTCTTCAGCTACGGTCACGCCGAGCAGTCCCATACTCCCCAGCACAGGCCAAAGTTCATTGGGGAAGGCGTTGTCGTGATCCACTTTCGCGGCAATCGGGGCGATTTCGTGAGTGGCAAAATCTTGCACCGCATCGCGCAGCATGTCGACGTCTTCGCCTAGGCCAAAATTCAGACTTGTGTAGAGAGAGTTCATTGCTTGTGTCCTTTCAGATGTTCTAATTTCAGATGGTTAAACTCTGATGTTTAAATTTATAGTTTTTATGATTTTTAGGTGCTTGAGTCTTTTAAATCTTGTATTTAATCCTAGTGCTAACATCCTGCGTCTTGAGATGCGCGAGCCAATCATATTGACTTGATCTTGTTGTCACTGGGATTTAGGCTTTTGCCGTTTTGTTATCTTCTAAGGCTAAGCGGCATTGCTGCTCGGCGGAATTGAGTTCCATCAACACGACTTTAATGTCGTCCATTTGCTGCTGTAGGGCGGATTTCTTTTCTTCCACTAGCGCCAGCATGGTATTGAGCTGTGAGGTGCTGCTCTTGTCGGCATCGTACAATTCGAACAAACGACGGGTTTCTGCCAAAGAAAAGCCCAAGCGTTTACCGCGAAGAATGAGCTTGAGGCGCACTCTGTCTTTGAGGCTATAAATACGGGTTTGGCCGCGGCGTTTAGGCTTAAGTAAACCTTGGTCTTCGTAAAAACGAATACTACGAGTAGTGATATCAAACTCTTTTGAGAGATCACTGATCGAGTAAGTCGTTTGTGGTGTGTTCGTTGCGCTCATTCATGCACCCTAAATAATCAGTTTTAAGCAAGATATATGAAGTTTACGTAAAGGTAAAGATTTTGGCTTTTATTCTGTTGGCAAAAAAGTGTCAATCCCAATTGCCATCAGCCTGTGCAGCGAGATTAAAACGAGTGCTTTAAATTAGTGTTCTCACATAAAACCACAAATCTTTTCTGGTTATAGGCTAACGTCTAATAGTGGGCTTGATGCCCCCCTGTTAATAATGGTTGTTGGAAGGGGTAGTTATTGCGGCTGACGATTTTAGCCGCAGTCCTGATTGGAGGACATATGTTGACCGAACAGCAAAATGCATCTGTAGCGCAAGCCGCAAATCAAAAACAGAACCAACAAAAACATCAAGCGTTGCACCAAGCATCCTTGCTTAATAAAGCCGAATTCTGGGGAGAAGCGGCGAAGACGCTCGATTGGATTAAACCTGCGCACACTGTACTCGATGAGTCGCAGGCACCGTTTTATCACTGGTTCGCCGATGGTGAGATGAACACTTGTTATAACGCCGTTGATCGCCATGTGTTGGCCGGACGCGGTGATCAAGTGGCGATCCAATATGTGAGCCCAGTGACAGACACTGAATACGGCATTAGCTACGCGGAGTTACAGGCTCAAGTAAGCCGACTCGCGGGTTTTATGCAATCCATTGGGATAGAGAAGGGCGACCGTGTGGTGATTTATATGCCTATGGTGCCGGAAACCGCCTTCGCTATGCTGGCCTGTGCTCGCATAGGTGCGATTCATTCGGTGGTTTTTGGTGGCTTTGCCGCTAATGAACTCGCGACTCGGATTAACGATGCCAAGCCTAAATTGGTATTGTCGGCATCCTGCGGAATCGAGCCCTCGGGCGTCATTCCTTATAAGCCTTTGTTAGACAAAGCATTGGAACATGCTGTTCATCAGGTGGAGCATTGCCTGATTTTAAATCGCAGCCAGTATCAAGCCGATTTGCAGGAGGGCCGTGACTTAGATTGGCAAGCCGCATTAGCGACTGCGCCTAAGGCCGATTGTGTTTCTCTTAATGCTACAGATCCCTTGTATGTGCTTTATACCTCAGGCACCACGGGTCAGCCTAAAGGTGTGGTGCGCGATAATGGCGGCCATGCAGTGGCACTGGCTTGGTCGATGCAGCATATTTACGATATTCAAGCGGGCGATGTGTTTTGGGCCGCGTCTGATGTGGGCTGGGTTGTGGGTCACTCTTACATAGTGTACGGACCGCTGCTGGTGGGCGCTACAACCTTAATGTATGAAGGCAAACCTGTCGGTACGCCCGATCCCGGTGCTTTTTGGCGTACGATTGCAAAATATAAAGTCAAAAGTTTTTTCACCGCGCCGACGGCCATTCGCGCAATCAAGCGTGAAGATCCTGATGGTGAGTATCTACAAGGTGTTGATTTAGCGTGTCTTAAAAACGTGTTTTTGGCAGGTGAACGTTGCGATCCCGACACTTTAGTTTGGGCACACACTAAACTCGCTAAACCTGTTATCGATCACTGGTGGCAAACTGAAACGGGTTGGCCTGTCGCGGCAAATTTGATGGGCACAGCGCCCGTCGCCATTAAGCCGGGTTCACCCGCTTTACCTGTGCCTGGTTATGCGGTTGAAGTGGTGGATGAATTGGGTGAGCAAGTTGCGCCCAATACCTCGGGGAATGTGGTGATCAAGCTGCCTTTGCCGCCGGGAACCTTGACAACACTGTGGCAAAATGATCAACGCTATCAAGACAGTTACTTGTCGATGTATCCAGGTTATTACTTAACTGGCGATGCAGGTTATACCGATGAAGACGGTTATCTCTACATTATGAGTCGTATCGATGACATCATAAATGTGGCGGGGCACAGGCTATCGACCGGACGTTTTG of the Shewanella baltica genome contains:
- a CDS encoding isovaleryl-CoA dehydrogenase; its protein translation is MNSLYTSLNFGLGEDVDMLRDAVQDFATHEIAPIAAKVDHDNAFPNELWPVLGSMGLLGVTVAEEFGGANMGYLAHVVAMEEISRASASIGLSYGAHSNLCVNQINRNGNAAQKAKYLPKLVSGEHIGALAMSEPNAGSDVVSMKLHARKEGDRFILNGNKMWITNGPDAHTYVIYAKTDLTKGAHGITAFIVERDSKGFSQAQKLDKLGMRGSNTCELVFEDVEVPEENILGGLNNGVKVLMSGLDYERVVLSGGPLGIMNACMDIVVPYIHEREQFGKSIGEFQLVQGKLADMYTGMNAAKSYVYAVAKSCDRGETTRKDAAGAILYSAELATKMALDAIQLLGGNGYVNEYATGRLLRDAKLYEIGAGTSEIRRMLIGRELFNESK
- a CDS encoding propionyl-CoA synthetase, which encodes MLTEQQNASVAQAANQKQNQQKHQALHQASLLNKAEFWGEAAKTLDWIKPAHTVLDESQAPFYHWFADGEMNTCYNAVDRHVLAGRGDQVAIQYVSPVTDTEYGISYAELQAQVSRLAGFMQSIGIEKGDRVVIYMPMVPETAFAMLACARIGAIHSVVFGGFAANELATRINDAKPKLVLSASCGIEPSGVIPYKPLLDKALEHAVHQVEHCLILNRSQYQADLQEGRDLDWQAALATAPKADCVSLNATDPLYVLYTSGTTGQPKGVVRDNGGHAVALAWSMQHIYDIQAGDVFWAASDVGWVVGHSYIVYGPLLVGATTLMYEGKPVGTPDPGAFWRTIAKYKVKSFFTAPTAIRAIKREDPDGEYLQGVDLACLKNVFLAGERCDPDTLVWAHTKLAKPVIDHWWQTETGWPVAANLMGTAPVAIKPGSPALPVPGYAVEVVDELGEQVAPNTSGNVVIKLPLPPGTLTTLWQNDQRYQDSYLSMYPGYYLTGDAGYTDEDGYLYIMSRIDDIINVAGHRLSTGRFEEVLCQHPDVAEAAVIGVDDQLKGQVPLGLVVLKKGVTISDEELHKQLITLVRQEIGPVASFRLVSAIQKLPKTRSGKILRGTMRKIADNQQYTAPATIEDPQTLELVRTALTRMGYADALI
- a CDS encoding MerR family transcriptional regulator produces the protein MSATNTPQTTYSISDLSKEFDITTRSIRFYEDQGLLKPKRRGQTRIYSLKDRVRLKLILRGKRLGFSLAETRRLFELYDADKSSTSQLNTMLALVEEKKSALQQQMDDIKVVLMELNSAEQQCRLALEDNKTAKA
- a CDS encoding carboxyl transferase domain-containing protein, translated to MTQISSRINARSDEFKAKSDDMAALVADLKTKLNKIELGGGPVALERHLSRGKLLPRQRVEKLLDAGSPFLELSQFAAFEVYDEEVPAAGIIAGIGRVSGVECMIIANDATVKGGTYYPITVKKHLRAQDIASRCHLPCIYLVDSGGANLPRQDEVFPDRDHFGRIFYNQAQMSAKGIPQIAVVMGLCTAGGAYVPAMADESIIVKDQGTIFLAGPPLVKAATGEEVSAEELGGAEVHTKISGVADHLAQNDEHALELARRAVSRLNHQKEIKSLLSPVKPPKFDISELYGIVGTDLKKPFDVKEVIARIVDDSDFDEFKANYGATLVCGFARIHGYPVGIVANNGILFSESAQKGAHFIELCCQRKIPLLFLQNITGFMVGKKYEHEGIAKHGAKMVTAVSCANVPKFTVIIGGSYGAGNYGMCGRAFEPTMMWMWPNARISVMGGEQAAGVLATVRRDGLARKGEEWSAEAEKAFKAPIVAQYDKEGHPYHASARLWDDGIIDPAQTRDVVGLALSAALNAPIEDTRFGVFRM
- a CDS encoding enoyl-CoA hydratase-related protein yields the protein MTDRLNSTSGTKDLSNLQHVTYALNNGVAELILDRAEVHNAFDEVMISEMISVLSYFAEHKQCQVLVLKANGKNFSAGADLNWMRKQAKMDFEQNLNDAKALAKLMQDLDTFPKPTIALVQGAAFGGALGLICASDIAIATTRASFCLSEVKLGLIPAVISPYVARAMGNRASRRYMLTAERFSADTALKLNVIHEISDDLDAAAKPMIDALLANSPQGMAWVKTLLSHLEDGVIDQNTIDYTSERIARIRVSTEGQEGLNAFFEKRLPNWQQAHSAPSPTPTQKPSDTQGAL